A window of Sphingobacterium kitahiroshimense genomic DNA:
TTCTTTTTGTCATATTTTGAAACCAGTACTGTATAACTTTTTATTGTTGCCGCGTTACTTCTTGATTTGTACTATATAGATGAGTTTTTTGGGTACTTCTTATGTTAGATGGTTCACTCTCATTTTTCATTCGGTCCAGTGCCGTCACCATATAATAGTACTGTTGATGTATTTCCAGGTCACTATCATCAAATTGAAGGTCATCCTCATTATAAGAAATATGGATGATATTCTTACTATTATTCAAATCAGGTTGATCCCCCTCTTTAAATCGGTAAACAATATAGCCATAAGCAGATTGACCATCAGATGCACGATCAGGTTTTTGCCAGACTAGGTGATTTAATTTTGTGTTTTCTGAAGACCTCAACTGTAACCCAAAAGGTGCATTAGGCGGGATACTGTCGATCCACGGCATCGTCGGAGGCAAAGCCGATGTTTTATATAGATTACGTTGCAAAGAATCCTGAAGACCGGCAAGATTGTCCGTTAAAGATTTTGAACTAAAGAAGATACTTCCCTGTACATTCTGTTGTTCTCGTAAAAAACGGATCTGACGCGGAATTTGGCTTCGGTCAGTCCATCCAGGTTTTTGCTCATTCACGCGATAAGCACCATGACCGATATAAAAGTGTCGGCCATAAGTATGATGTTGCCACCATTCAACCAGAATTTCATAAGCGGCAGCACGGTTTTGGAAAGGAAAATAAATCTGGGGATTGATGTAGTCTATCCAACCCTCTTTGATCCATTTCACGCCATCCGCAAATAAAGTCCGGTAACCACTTAAACCATGTGTATTAGAACCGTCACGGTTTGCATCCTTATTATCCCAGATACCAAAAGGACTGACACCGTATTTTACATAAGGTTTTTTAGCTTTGATCGCAACGCCCAGATCGTGAATAAGCACATCGACATTATTTCTGCGCCAATCCTCTATATTTGAAAAGTTGTTGCTGTATTGGCCAAACGTTAGGCGGTCCGGAATAGCAGTGTTGCGGCTGTCGGGGTAAGGATAAAAATAATCATCAAAATGAACACCATCAATATCATAATTACTGACGACATCCATGATGACATCGATGATATATTGACGTACCTCCGGTATTCCCGGATTAAATAATTTTTTTCCAGCGTAGGTAAAAAACCATTCAGGTTTCTTTTTCGTGATATGATCTTCTGAAAAATGATTCGGATTTAAAGTTGTGGAAGCACGGTAAGGATTGATCCAGGCATGCAGCTCCATCCCTCTTTTATGGCATTCAGCGATAATGAAATCCAAAGGATCATAAAAAGGTTCAGGAGCCTTTCCTTGTTTCCCGGTTAAATAACGGCTCCAGCCTTCTCTACCACGACCATAGAAAGCGTCTGCCGCCGGTCGGATTTGAAAAAGAATAGTATTCATACCCGATTTTTTGTGCTGGTCAAGTATTTGTATCAGCTCCTGCTTTTGTTTTTCAACATTGGTTCCAGTGGCGACTGTTGGCCAGTCAATATTACCTATAGTGGCAATCCAAACACCACGGACTTCTCTTTTGGGACCAGGTTGAGCGAATGAAAGTTGTGCTGTTGATGCTATTAAAAAAAATACTCCAAGTAAGTGCAGAACGTGTTTAATTCTCATTTGTTTAATGATAAGTTAACAAAGATAATTAAGCTTTATTGATAAAGTATTAAATCTTTGTAAGAACTTTGTGGTTGTTTTATATTCTGTAAATTGCAATGTTTTTGGACTGTCCTAAAAACATTATTTTTATAGCGCTTTATTAGTATAGCATGAGCAAAGAGCAAATTTCCGTTTTTGATATGTTTAAAATAGGTATTGGACCCTCCAGTTCACATACCTTAGGTCCCTGGCGTGCTGCACAGCAATTCACAAAGGTATTGCAGGATAAGGATGTACTTAATAACGTCGAATCTGTAAAGATATTATTATATGGATCTTTAGCTAAAACAGGTACAGGGCACGGAACTGATATTGCTGTGATGTTAGGTTTAAGCGGAGATGATCCTGTAACTTTTGATGTCAATCAAGTAACACCAAAAGTAGAACATATCAAATCTGTAAATCAGTTGCGTCTGGCTGGTACACATACCATTCCATTTACATACAAAGAAGACTTGCTTTTTTTATATAGTGAAAGCTTACCTTTTCACCCCAATGCAGTTACTTTTCAGGCATTTTTGAATAATGGAAAAGCTCTTAGTGAAACCTATTATTCAATTGGTGGTGGATTTGTTGTTCAGGAAAATGATGAGAGCAGTTCCTCAACAGAGGTCGATCTACCTTTTCCGGTAGATACCGCTCAAGATTTATTGCACTGGTGCCGTAAGACAGGTTTGAAAATCTCAGAACTCGTCTTAGAAAATGAACATGCTTGGCGTGAAGAAGAAGAGACGCGCGCCGGAGTATTAAATATCTATAAAACTATATACGAATGTATATATCGTGGTTGCCATACCGCGGGAACACTACCAGGAGGACTTAATGTAGAAAGAAGAGCCGCAAAACTGAATCAGCGATTGCTTAAAAACCGAAGCTATCACGATTATGAAAGCTGGATCGCAGCAATAAAAGCAGGAGGAGAGAATTTTCAATATATTTTGGATTGGGTAAGTTGTTTTGCTTTGGCCGTTAATGAAGAAAATGCTTCATTTGGAAGGGTCGTTACCGCACCAACAAATGGGGCTTCTGGTGTTATTCCTGCTGTATTGCAATATTTTATTACCTTCCATAATGGAGATTCAGAAGATAAAATTATTCAGTTTATTCTAACCGCTTCCGAAATCGGTTCCATATTTAAAAAAGGAGCAACTATTTCTGCCGCTATGGGCGGATGTCAGGCTGAGATTGGAGTATCATCAGCAA
This region includes:
- a CDS encoding glycoside hydrolase family 10 protein → MRIKHVLHLLGVFFLIASTAQLSFAQPGPKREVRGVWIATIGNIDWPTVATGTNVEKQKQELIQILDQHKKSGMNTILFQIRPAADAFYGRGREGWSRYLTGKQGKAPEPFYDPLDFIIAECHKRGMELHAWINPYRASTTLNPNHFSEDHITKKKPEWFFTYAGKKLFNPGIPEVRQYIIDVIMDVVSNYDIDGVHFDDYFYPYPDSRNTAIPDRLTFGQYSNNFSNIEDWRRNNVDVLIHDLGVAIKAKKPYVKYGVSPFGIWDNKDANRDGSNTHGLSGYRTLFADGVKWIKEGWIDYINPQIYFPFQNRAAAYEILVEWWQHHTYGRHFYIGHGAYRVNEQKPGWTDRSQIPRQIRFLREQQNVQGSIFFSSKSLTDNLAGLQDSLQRNLYKTSALPPTMPWIDSIPPNAPFGLQLRSSENTKLNHLVWQKPDRASDGQSAYGYIVYRFKEGDQPDLNNSKNIIHISYNEDDLQFDDSDLEIHQQYYYMVTALDRMKNESEPSNIRSTQKTHLYSTNQEVTRQQ
- a CDS encoding L-serine ammonia-lyase, which gives rise to MSKEQISVFDMFKIGIGPSSSHTLGPWRAAQQFTKVLQDKDVLNNVESVKILLYGSLAKTGTGHGTDIAVMLGLSGDDPVTFDVNQVTPKVEHIKSVNQLRLAGTHTIPFTYKEDLLFLYSESLPFHPNAVTFQAFLNNGKALSETYYSIGGGFVVQENDESSSSTEVDLPFPVDTAQDLLHWCRKTGLKISELVLENEHAWREEEETRAGVLNIYKTIYECIYRGCHTAGTLPGGLNVERRAAKLNQRLLKNRSYHDYESWIAAIKAGGENFQYILDWVSCFALAVNEENASFGRVVTAPTNGASGVIPAVLQYFITFHNGDSEDKIIQFILTASEIGSIFKKGATISAAMGGCQAEIGVSSAMAAGALTECLGGSQRQVLMAAEIAMEHHLGLTCDPIGGLVQIPCIERNTMGAIKAITAAQLALQSNPDKAKVSLDTVVKTMWQTALDMNVKYKETADGGLAVQIPLSLPEC